CACAGAAAAATAAAATACCAATCTGAATCAATATGAATGGCAACTTAATAGGGAACGTCAGGATGACTTTGCTTAAAATACCAAGTGCTAATAAGCCTAAAGCATGGTAGAAAAAGTAGTCGGTTGCAGTATGCCACCAAACAAGTTGCTCTGGACTCGCATGAGCTTTAAGACCATGTGCTCCAAAAGCACCCAACATGACTGCAAAGGCAAGATTAAGGGCTGAAATGGCAATCCACATAACAAAAAACGCAAATGAATAATGAAGGGCAACGTTATCATAGATTGGGTTGGCTAAACATAGCCAGATAAAACAAAAGGGCTAAACGCCCTTTTATTTTTAAACTTATTTTTTAGCTTGCAGACATAGCAATTTTAATTTTTTCCATTGCATTCTTTTCAAGCTGACGAATACGCTCTGCTGATACATTATATTCGGCTGCTAACTCGTGGAGAGTAGATTTATCATCATCTAACCAACGACGTTGTAAAATATTACGCGAACGATCATCTAACTGATCCATTGCATCATGTAAAGCAGATGTACTTTGCTCTTCCCAGTCTTCATTTTCAACTAAACGAGCTGGATCATAGCGATTATCTTCAAGATACAATGCAGGTGCAGTGTGTGGGGTGTCATCGTCGTCGTCGCCTTGAGCTTCGAAAGCAGCATCATAAGCGGTTAAACGACCTTCCATCTCCAGAACTTGTTCTGCAGTAACATTTAAGTCATTCGCAATCGATTGAGCTTCTTCGAGCGTTAATTTTTTACTCGATTTTTTTAAACTACGTAAATTGAAAAATAATTTACGCTGTGCTTTGGTCGTTGCAATTTTGACAATACGCCAGTTACGAATAACGTATTCGTGAATTTCTGCTTTAATCCAGTGGACGGCAAAAGAGACAAGACGCACGCCCATATTTGGGTCGAAACGCTTCACGGCTTTCATTAAGCCTAAATTACCTTCTTGAATAAGGTCGCCTTGTGGTAGGCCATAACCTGCATAGCTGCGCGCAATGTGAACGACGAAACGTAAATGCGACATTACCAGCATTTTTGCGGCATCAAGATCTTGGTCATAATAATAACGTTCAGCAAGTTCTTTTTCTTGCTCGGCCGTTAAAATAGGAATCTGATTGACAGTACTGATATATGCACCAAGGTTTACACCGGGCGCAGACAATGACAGGGGCATCAATTGATTGCTGCTGTCACTCATGATTTCTCCTTGTAGGATCGGATGGGATAACCAATAAATTCATCTTAATTTGAATCAGCTTCATAATTAAGGAAAATTGGGTAGAGAAATGTAAAATTTTATGCAATTTCTAATCTTTTAGTTTATCAAAGAATCATTGAGTTTCAATTAAATAGTGAAATTCTCTTTCAGATATATGTGTTGTCTGACACATAAAATGATGTAAACCACAGTAACGAGTTACATCTATTTCACTGTGTGGGTCAGAAGATTTTAATAAGAATAGCTGTTTACCCGATACTTTTTTGAGTTCGCGTTTTAGCATTAATAAAGGCATCGGACAGGGTTGGCCCAAAGCATTAATTTCAATGGGTGCTGTAGTAGAAGAAGTGTTGGTCATTCATCATCAAAACAACTAAAAAAATTATTCTAACAAATTTTTTTATAAATGCTGCACATTTTATAAAAGAAGAAACAAGCAATTACCTATAAAAAATATTGTAATAAGCTGTTTAAAAAAACGACTAAAAATACGGGGAATAATTGAAAAAAATTCTATTAATTGTCATAAACCCGTGGTAAGCTCGAACCGTTTTAAGATTTACCACACACTTAAATTGGTTTAAAAATCTTATAACAAATGGATGTAACCGGAAATTGTTGATAGTTTTACAGAATGATTACAAGCTTTAAGATTATAAATATTTTAAACACTTGTTTGCTCTGCTGTTTGCAACACCGGAAGGTCCTTTTTTCAACATCTGAGGATTGACTTATGACAGCTCGCGAACAAGGCGTAGTAAAGTGGTTTAACGACACTAAAGGTTTTGGCTTTATTCAACGTAACGGTGGTGATGACGTGTTTGTTCATTTCCGCGCAATCGTTGGTGACGGTCACCGTTCTTTACGTGACGGCCAACGCGTAGAATTTAGTGTAGTACAAGGTCAAAAAGGTTTTCAAGCTGAAAACGTTCAGCCTTTAGACTAATTCATCTTTTTGATGAATCATGGACGCTCCAATTTTTGAATTGGGGCGTTTTTGTTTATAATGATCTTCTCATTAGAGAGATTGTTTGTTAGAGCACGTATTTATGACATCTGGTTTTGAAACCTTGAATTTACATCCGCAACTTAAAAAGGCGATTGATGCTTTAGGGTTTAAGCAAATGACCCCGATTCAGCAAAAGGTTTTAAAATATACGTTGGGCGGGCATGATGCGATTGGTAGAGCGCAAACAGGAACAGGTAAAACTGCTGCTTTCCTTATTAGTGTAATTAATGACTTGTTACATAACCCAATTCAAGAGCAGCGTTTTCGTGGTGAGCCACGTGCCTTGATTTTGGCGCCTACGCGTGAATTGGCACTGCAAATCGAAAGCGATGCAAAGTTACTCACAAAATTTTCAGATTTACACATCGTGACACTTTTGGGTGGCGTAGATTTCGATAAGCAAAAGAAACAGTTAGATGCTAATTTTGTCGACATCATCGTTGCCACTCCTGGGCGTCTAATTGATTTTGTAGAACAAAAAGAAGTTTGGCTCGATCAAATTGAATTTTTAGTCATCGATGAAGCTGACCGTTTATTGGACATGGGTTTTATTCCTTCTGTAAAACGTATTGTGCGTTATTCCCCACGTAAGGAACAACGTCAAACGCTCATGTTCTCGGCTACTTTTAGTTATGATGTGCTTAACTTGGCAAGACAATGGTTGTTTGAGCCAATCACTGTTGAGATTGAGCCTGAGCAAAAAACTAACAACGATGTTGAGCAGCGCGTTTATGTAGTCGCTAAACAAGATAAATATCGTTTACTACAAGATATTTTGCGTGAAGAGCCTATTGATAAAGTTATGATTTTTGCGAATCGACGTGATCAAGTACGCCGTCTTTATGATCATTTAAAGAGAGATGGATATCGGGTCGGAATGCTTTCAGGTGAAATTGCTCAAGATAAACGTTTAAAAATGTTAGAGCAGTTTAAGCAGGGTAAAAATAACGTCATGATTGCAACTGATGTTGCAGGCCGTGGTATTCATGTTGATGGCGTATCTCATGTGATCAACTATACTTTACCTGAGCAATCAGATGATTATGTACATCGCATTGGACGTACAGGTCGTGCTGGCTCACAAGGTGTAAGTATTAGTTTCTTATCTGAAGATGATGCTTTTTACTTGCCGGAAATTGAAAAAGCAATTGGTAAGAAATTGCCATTAACCCGTCTAGACGGTTATTGCTAATAAAAAAATCCCAATCAGTTGATTGGGATTTTTTTTGATTAATTAATTTTACAATAGAAGGTAAGGGTTGTTTGATAATCATCGTCTTTTGCAAGTGATGCATTTTTGCCAGTTAAGGTGCCAATTACACCAGCCGCTGCTTCAACCATTTGGCCAGTTTTTTCGCTTACAACATCTTTTAATACACCGTTGTATGTTGTTTTTTCATCTACCACAACAGGGCTGGTGCTTTTTGAACAAGTTTTTTGAGCGGCAGTAATCGCATTATTTTTTGCAATTAGATTCGTTTTACCAATACCTGTGACTTCAAATTGATTATTTTCTTTTTGAACTGCCAAAGTGTTCTTAGGCGTAGTGGCACAAGCACCTAGCAATAAAACAACACTACTCAACGCACTCGCTAAAATTATTTTTTTCATGTTTCACCTAATATCGCTAATCGTCAAAAGATCTCACTATTTGAACACAAGTTTTCTAATTGATTTTGAAGACGTTGTATAAGTTTTGATGTTTTGTCTTAAAAAAATGTCAAAGCACGAACTCGTTATTTTTATGTTCTAGATACAATGGTGGATTATCTGTAGATTATGCTAATCTATTTTGAATTTTTTGAGTTAGATCAATATTAATGACGGATTCAGCAATACAGATAATTCATCAGAATATTCACCAACGTCAATCTATTGGTCAATTGATTGAGCCTGCTCCAAATGCAGATCAATTAGAGTTGGCTTTTCAAGCTGCGTTAACTGCTCCTGACCACCATAGACTTAAACCAACACGTTTTGTCGTTATCGAGGCTGAGCAACGTGGTGCCTTTGGTGAAGTTTTAGCAAAAGCTTTGGCTGATTTAGGTGAAACCGACTCAGCACAGCTTGAGCGAGTGAAGCAACATCCTTTCCGCGCACCTTTACTCATTTTAGCGCTTACGCAACTTCAAGATCATCCTAAAGTTCCACATTTTGAACAGATTTTAAGTACTGGGGCTGCCATACAAAACCTTTTATTGTCTTTACAAGTTCAAGGTTTTTCTACCATGTGGCGTAGTGGCGCTGTTGTCGAATCAAACTGGTTAAAACAACATTTAGGATTGCAACCACACGATTTAATCTCAGGTATTATTTATGTGGGTACGGCAGCTAAAGCGATTGCGCCGCGTGCAGATATTGAAAGTAAAGAATTCGTAAAAGTTTGGCAGGCATGAAAGTCTGTAGAAGTAAGAAATAGGATAATAAAGCATGACTGAATTTAAGTTTACAGATTTAGTGGAACCTGTTGCGGTCGATAAAAAAACAGCATTACGTATTACTGTTTTAGGTGGAGGCAGTTTTGGTACGGCTATGGCGAATTTAGCTGCACGTAATGGCTGCGATACCATGATCTGGATTCGTGATGCTGATACAGCTGAAGAAATCAATAAAACCCATATTAATAAACGTTATTTGCCAGACTTTGTTTTAGAGTCCTCATTGCGTGCTGTGTCTGACCTTGAACAAGCAGTATGTGATCGAGATATTATTTTAGTGGCCATTCCTAGCCATTCATTTCGTGATGTCTTAAAACAAATTGCTCCTTTTATTACTGCACAAGCGATTGTCTCTCTAACCAAGGGTGTCGAGGCTAAAACTTTTAGCTTCATGAGCGATATTATTCGAGAAGAATTGCCAGAAGTGCCTTATGGGGTATTGTCTGGACCAAACCTCGCTAAAGAGATTATGGCGGGAATGCCATCGGGTACTGTTATTGCCAGTGATTCTGAACTCGTTCGTTATGCTGTACAGCACGCTCTGCATAGTGCGTTATTCCGAGTTTTTGGTAGTGATGATGTACATGGTGTTGAACTGGGTGGAGCACTTAAAAATATTTACGCCGTTGCAATGGGAATTGGTGCAGCTTACAAAATTGGTGAAAACACCAAGAGTATGATTTTAACGCGTGCTTTGGCTGAGATGAGTCGTTTCGCGGTAAAGCAGGGTGCAAATCCACTTACTTTCTTGGGTTTATCTGGTGTGGGTGATTTATTTGCAACCTGTAATAGTCCATTAAGCCGTAATTATCAAATTGGTTATGCTTTGGGTTCAGGTAAAACACTTGACCAAGCGAGTAAAGAATTGGGACAAACCGCTGAAGGAATTAATACGATTGTTCAGGTACGCGGTAAAGCAGAAGAACTAGATGTATATATGCCAATTACCAACGCTTTATATGAAGTTATCTTTGAGGGGGCGCCTCCATTAAATATTGCCTTATCTCTTATGAAAAATGGGCACCGTAGTGATGTTGAGTTTGTTTTACCTCATCATGAAGTCTGAAGAAGAAATGTCATAAATTACGGTTATAATGCAAGAATTATTAACAAGGAATATTTATGCAACTGACATTAGTTCGTCATGGGGAAGCTGCTCCTCCAGTAAATGGTAATGATACTAAACGTCCACTTACTGCTCGTGGGCATGCTCAAGCTGAGCAAACAGCAACATTTTTAAAAGATATTGTTAAGCCAGATATTTTCGTAGTGAGTCCGTTGTTGCGTGCTCAAGAAACATTAGCGCATATTCAAACTTATTTTAAAGATGTTCCCGTGCTGTTATGCGATAAAATTAAACCGGACGATAATGCGAAAGAAGCAGTTGAGTGGTTGTCTCAGATTCCGTATGAGTCAATTGTAGTCGTGTGTCATATGAATGTAGTAGGGCATATTGCTGAACTACTGACTCATGAAAACTTTAATCCATTTGCACTTGCCGAAGCTCGAATTTATGATCAGGCTGTGATTGCTACTGGTTTATCAACACAAAAAAATAGTTTTGTACCCACAATATAATTAAAAAGGTCATTTAGCCCATTATGCTGTATTTATGGATGCCTGAAACCAATGGAATATGGCATTGGTCTAACGGAGAAAACTGGTTGCAGGCAGTAAGTCTTGATCAATTAATACAAGATCTGCAACTACATCAAGGAAAAGAAGCTGTCATCTTTTTCCCTAGTCGCCATGCTCAGGTACTCCAGCAGCACATGGCAAAGTCTCATTACAAGCAACTCGGGGCAGACGGTGTTAAATATTTGCTTGAAGAATTTGTGACTTTGCCGATTGATCATATGAAAGTGGTTCACCATTTTCATGCTGATCAATTGACCGTATTGGGAGTGGCAAAAACAACAGTAGAAACATGGCAACATGCAATGGCTTTGCTGCCTATTAAACTCGTTGCTTTATTGCCAGACTTTTTAATTTTACCAGAACCTCAAGATCAGCAAGTAGTCTTATGCAATATTGATCAGAAATTACTTGTACGTGAAAGTAAATGGGTTGGTAATTCTCTAGATGATCTGGGATTGTTTTTAGAGTTCCAGCCGGTTGAAACACATTATCAATATAGTGGTTTGACATCAGAGCAATTAGAAAGCTTGATGGCAGCATCAAGTGCTGAGCAGCGTTCAGAATTTATTTATCAATTTCAGGCTTTAGATAAACCTAAACAGCATCCTTTTAATGTTTTACCTAAAGCTAAAGGGCAAGAGCAAACTGTTTCGGGTTATTGGAAAGCATGTGCTGCTGTTATTTTAGCAATTATAGTGGTTCAGTTTAGCTATGACCTGTTGCGCTGGGTAAAGTTAAAAAGTGTGGCTAATCAAACCGCTGAGCAGACGATTGAGCAATATAAATATTGGTTTGGTTCTTCTAGTCGTGTGAATGAGCAGAACATAAAAAGCCAATTTGAAAGTCATTTACGCATGAGTAAGCAAGGTGATACACAAGCACTTTCTTTATTGAGTCGTGTTGGGCCTATTTTAATGCAAAGACAAATTTTAGCTCAGCAGTTAAATTATGATGCGTCAATATTAACAATGGCATTAAAAGCAAAGTCGGCAGATGATTTGCAAGCTTTAACTCAGCAACTTAACCAGCAGGGATTCAAAGCAGAGCTCGGTAATGTTCAAGCCGATGGTGGTGGGGCAATCGGGGTGGTGAAAATACAATAATGAAAATGATAACTCAATTGCAAAACCGCTTTGATCAGTGGGTTGAACAGATCGTTCAATATTTGGATCGCTTAACTGTACGTGAACGTATTATGGTGGTCTTTACTACAATCTTTGTCGTCGTGGCTATTGTAGGAGCTTCACTTTGGAAAATGCATTCTTTGGCAGAGCAGCAACAGCAACGATTAAATGATTTAAAAGATTTGATGGTATGGATGCAGAGCAATGCGGTTACCATGAAACCCGCAAATGAACTTGAGTTGGGTCAATCAGAAAAAATACAACGTGTAGCTCAGCAACAAGGCTTAACGGTCACTTCTCAACAAAATGGTGAGCAGTTACAAATTATTGTTACTCATCAGAATTATGCAATTTTAGCGAACTTTTTAACCCAACTTGCACAAATGGGCTTAAGTATTCAAAAAATGGAAATGGTTTCAAGTGACGGACAGATTAAATTAACAGCGACGGTTCAATAACATATTAAAATATGGTGTTCTTAAGCATGGTGTTTTGTGCTGCCTGTGCCTATAATATGCCTACCTAAAATCAGTAGATTGTGATTGGTATGTTATATTCACTTGCTCGCCCGATGTTGTTTAGTTTAGCACCAGAGCGTGCCCATGAATTAACATTATCTATGCTTGATAAAGCACATAAGTTCGGCCTGCTACGCCAAAGCGTAGAGTCAAAACCAACAACCTGTATGGGAATTGAATTTCCAAATCCGGTAGGTTTGGCGGCTGGACTTGATAAGAATGGTGCACATATTGATTCTTTAGCTGGACTGGGTTTCGGTTTTATTGAAATTGGAACAATTACACCGCGTCCTCAGTCGGGTAATCCACAGCCACGATTGTTCCGTATTCCTGAAGCTAAAGCCATTATTAACCGCATGGGTTTTAATAATGATGGTGTTGATAAGCTTGTTGAGAATGTCAAAGCTTCAAAATTTAAAGGAATTCTAGGCATTAATATTGGTAAGAATGCAGATACGCCTGTAGAAAAGGCTGTAGATGATTACCTAATTTGCCTTGAGAAAGTTTATAACTACGCCTCTTATATTACTGTTAATATTTCATCTCCAAATACTAAAAACTTAAGAAGTTTACAAAGTGGCGATGCATTAACTGAATTATTGCAAACATTAAAAGAAAGGCAACTTGAGCTTGCCGAGCAATATAACCATTATGTTCCTTTGGTTTTAAAAGTTGCACCTGATTTAACAGCTGAAGATGTTGAGTTTATTGCAGCACAATTATTGCAATTTAAGATTGATGGTTTAATCGTTACCAATACGACTTTATCTAGAGACGGTGTAGAAAACCTTCCTAATGGTAATGAATCGGGCGGATTATCAGGTGCGCCTGTTTTTGAAAAAAGTACCGAATGCTTACGTTTGTTTGCCCAAACGTTAAAAGGGCAAATCCCGTTGATTGGCGTGGGTGGAATTTTGTCGGGTGAACAAGCAGCAGTCAAACAGCAAGCTGGAGCAACATTAGTACAAATCTATAGCGGATTGATTTACACCGGTCCTATATTAGTAAAACAATGTGTTGCAGCCATGACTTAAGTGAATATGAACACAATTGATATCATTATTCTGATACTTTTGCTCATTGGGGGGCTAAACGGTTTGCGACAAGGATTTATCAAAGCCTTTGCGAACTTGGTAGGATGGATCATTGCATTAATTATGGGTGCAAAATATGCTGTCCTTCTTGCGCCATCCATGTCTGGTTTGAGTCATGATCCGGTTGTTCAAAAAATTGCAGCTTTTGCATTTATAGCACTGATGATCATTGTTTTAACATGGATCGTCACTGCATTTTTAAATGGCCTCTTGAAAAGTCTGAAATTGGGGCCATTAAATCGTTTAGCAGGTGGTGCTTTTGGTTCCTTAAAGGGCTTGTTGGTTGTGTTGATTACAATGCAAGGCGTTGGGCCTTGGGTTGAGAGTTCACCAAGCTGGAAACAGTCCGTACTTATACAATTTTTACTGCCTTATGCACCTTTAGCGACTGAATTGTCTAAAGATGCTGCAAGTGAGGCATTTCATCAAATAACATCTGGAGGTAGTGCATCAAGCACCCCTTCAAAACCAATGGACGAATCGGAAGATTTAGAAAACCGATCCGACCATTCGACAAAGAATCCTTTTTATTAATTCCTAGCTTGTCTGCGAGGTTGCTATGTGTGGAGTTGTTGGTATAGCCGGTAAATCGCCAGTGAACCAAATGTTGTTTGATGCTTTAACGATGTTGCAACATCGTGGGCAAGATGCAGCTGGAATAGTAACCTGCCATGAAGGCCGTCTTTTCCTTCGTAAGGATAACGGTATGGTGCGTGATGTTTTTCATACTCGTCATATGAGAGCATTACTTGGTAATTATGGTATTGGCCATGTACGTTACCCAACTGCTGGTTCTGCTAGCAGTGCTGAAGCACAACCATTTTATGTGAACTCACCTTACGGTATTACACTTGCACATAATGGTAACTTAACCAATGCCGAAGATATTCATGATGACCTGTTTAAAACAGATTTACGTCATATGAATACGGACTCTGACTCAGAAGTTCTTTTGAACGTATTCGCGCATGAGTTGCAAAAGAACGGTACTTTAAATCCTACACCAGATGATATCTTTCACACAGTTTCTCGTGTACACGAGCGCTGTCTAGGTGCATATGGCGTAGTGGCAATGATTACTGGTCATGGTTTGGTTGGTTTCCGCGATCCAAACGGTATTCGCCCATTGATTTATGGTTCACGTATGACTGAAAAAGGCGAGATGGAATACATCATCGCTTCTGAATCAGTTGCTATTACAGCACTTGGTTTTAAAATTGAGCGTGATATTGAACCAGGTGAAGCAATTTTCATCAATTCAGATGGTGAATTATTCTCAAGACAATGTGCAGCTAATCCAAAATACCGTCCATGTATTTTTGAATATGTTTATTTTGCACGTCCTGATGCCATTATTGACGGAATTTCAGTTTATAAAGCTCGTTTAAAAATGGGTGAAAAACTTGCCCATAAAATTT
This genomic stretch from Acinetobacter oleivorans DR1 harbors:
- a CDS encoding DUF423 domain-containing protein translates to MWIAISALNLAFAVMLGAFGAHGLKAHASPEQLVWWHTATDYFFYHALGLLALGILSKVILTFPIKLPFILIQIGILFFCGSLYIMALGLPRILGAITPIGGAFMIAGWLVLAWNALKYAK
- the rpoH gene encoding RNA polymerase sigma factor RpoH yields the protein MSDSSNQLMPLSLSAPGVNLGAYISTVNQIPILTAEQEKELAERYYYDQDLDAAKMLVMSHLRFVVHIARSYAGYGLPQGDLIQEGNLGLMKAVKRFDPNMGVRLVSFAVHWIKAEIHEYVIRNWRIVKIATTKAQRKLFFNLRSLKKSSKKLTLEEAQSIANDLNVTAEQVLEMEGRLTAYDAAFEAQGDDDDDTPHTAPALYLEDNRYDPARLVENEDWEEQSTSALHDAMDQLDDRSRNILQRRWLDDDKSTLHELAAEYNVSAERIRQLEKNAMEKIKIAMSAS
- a CDS encoding sulfurtransferase TusA family protein, producing the protein MTNTSSTTAPIEINALGQPCPMPLLMLKRELKKVSGKQLFLLKSSDPHSEIDVTRYCGLHHFMCQTTHISEREFHYLIETQ
- a CDS encoding cold-shock protein, which gives rise to MTAREQGVVKWFNDTKGFGFIQRNGGDDVFVHFRAIVGDGHRSLRDGQRVEFSVVQGQKGFQAENVQPLD
- the rhlB gene encoding ATP-dependent RNA helicase RhlB, translated to MTSGFETLNLHPQLKKAIDALGFKQMTPIQQKVLKYTLGGHDAIGRAQTGTGKTAAFLISVINDLLHNPIQEQRFRGEPRALILAPTRELALQIESDAKLLTKFSDLHIVTLLGGVDFDKQKKQLDANFVDIIVATPGRLIDFVEQKEVWLDQIEFLVIDEADRLLDMGFIPSVKRIVRYSPRKEQRQTLMFSATFSYDVLNLARQWLFEPITVEIEPEQKTNNDVEQRVYVVAKQDKYRLLQDILREEPIDKVMIFANRRDQVRRLYDHLKRDGYRVGMLSGEIAQDKRLKMLEQFKQGKNNVMIATDVAGRGIHVDGVSHVINYTLPEQSDDYVHRIGRTGRAGSQGVSISFLSEDDAFYLPEIEKAIGKKLPLTRLDGYC
- a CDS encoding nitroreductase family protein, with protein sequence MTDSAIQIIHQNIHQRQSIGQLIEPAPNADQLELAFQAALTAPDHHRLKPTRFVVIEAEQRGAFGEVLAKALADLGETDSAQLERVKQHPFRAPLLILALTQLQDHPKVPHFEQILSTGAAIQNLLLSLQVQGFSTMWRSGAVVESNWLKQHLGLQPHDLISGIIYVGTAAKAIAPRADIESKEFVKVWQA
- a CDS encoding NAD(P)H-dependent glycerol-3-phosphate dehydrogenase, which codes for MTEFKFTDLVEPVAVDKKTALRITVLGGGSFGTAMANLAARNGCDTMIWIRDADTAEEINKTHINKRYLPDFVLESSLRAVSDLEQAVCDRDIILVAIPSHSFRDVLKQIAPFITAQAIVSLTKGVEAKTFSFMSDIIREELPEVPYGVLSGPNLAKEIMAGMPSGTVIASDSELVRYAVQHALHSALFRVFGSDDVHGVELGGALKNIYAVAMGIGAAYKIGENTKSMILTRALAEMSRFAVKQGANPLTFLGLSGVGDLFATCNSPLSRNYQIGYALGSGKTLDQASKELGQTAEGINTIVQVRGKAEELDVYMPITNALYEVIFEGAPPLNIALSLMKNGHRSDVEFVLPHHEV
- a CDS encoding SixA phosphatase family protein, which translates into the protein MQLTLVRHGEAAPPVNGNDTKRPLTARGHAQAEQTATFLKDIVKPDIFVVSPLLRAQETLAHIQTYFKDVPVLLCDKIKPDDNAKEAVEWLSQIPYESIVVVCHMNVVGHIAELLTHENFNPFALAEARIYDQAVIATGLSTQKNSFVPTI
- the gspL gene encoding type II secretion system protein GspL, encoding MLYLWMPETNGIWHWSNGENWLQAVSLDQLIQDLQLHQGKEAVIFFPSRHAQVLQQHMAKSHYKQLGADGVKYLLEEFVTLPIDHMKVVHHFHADQLTVLGVAKTTVETWQHAMALLPIKLVALLPDFLILPEPQDQQVVLCNIDQKLLVRESKWVGNSLDDLGLFLEFQPVETHYQYSGLTSEQLESLMAASSAEQRSEFIYQFQALDKPKQHPFNVLPKAKGQEQTVSGYWKACAAVILAIIVVQFSYDLLRWVKLKSVANQTAEQTIEQYKYWFGSSSRVNEQNIKSQFESHLRMSKQGDTQALSLLSRVGPILMQRQILAQQLNYDASILTMALKAKSADDLQALTQQLNQQGFKAELGNVQADGGGAIGVVKIQ
- the gspM gene encoding type II secretion system protein GspM, encoding MKMITQLQNRFDQWVEQIVQYLDRLTVRERIMVVFTTIFVVVAIVGASLWKMHSLAEQQQQRLNDLKDLMVWMQSNAVTMKPANELELGQSEKIQRVAQQQGLTVTSQQNGEQLQIIVTHQNYAILANFLTQLAQMGLSIQKMEMVSSDGQIKLTATVQ
- a CDS encoding quinone-dependent dihydroorotate dehydrogenase, which encodes MLYSLARPMLFSLAPERAHELTLSMLDKAHKFGLLRQSVESKPTTCMGIEFPNPVGLAAGLDKNGAHIDSLAGLGFGFIEIGTITPRPQSGNPQPRLFRIPEAKAIINRMGFNNDGVDKLVENVKASKFKGILGINIGKNADTPVEKAVDDYLICLEKVYNYASYITVNISSPNTKNLRSLQSGDALTELLQTLKERQLELAEQYNHYVPLVLKVAPDLTAEDVEFIAAQLLQFKIDGLIVTNTTLSRDGVENLPNGNESGGLSGAPVFEKSTECLRLFAQTLKGQIPLIGVGGILSGEQAAVKQQAGATLVQIYSGLIYTGPILVKQCVAAMT
- a CDS encoding CvpA family protein produces the protein MNTIDIIILILLLIGGLNGLRQGFIKAFANLVGWIIALIMGAKYAVLLAPSMSGLSHDPVVQKIAAFAFIALMIIVLTWIVTAFLNGLLKSLKLGPLNRLAGGAFGSLKGLLVVLITMQGVGPWVESSPSWKQSVLIQFLLPYAPLATELSKDAASEAFHQITSGGSASSTPSKPMDESEDLENRSDHSTKNPFY
- the purF gene encoding amidophosphoribosyltransferase, which encodes MCGVVGIAGKSPVNQMLFDALTMLQHRGQDAAGIVTCHEGRLFLRKDNGMVRDVFHTRHMRALLGNYGIGHVRYPTAGSASSAEAQPFYVNSPYGITLAHNGNLTNAEDIHDDLFKTDLRHMNTDSDSEVLLNVFAHELQKNGTLNPTPDDIFHTVSRVHERCLGAYGVVAMITGHGLVGFRDPNGIRPLIYGSRMTEKGEMEYIIASESVAITALGFKIERDIEPGEAIFINSDGELFSRQCAANPKYRPCIFEYVYFARPDAIIDGISVYKARLKMGEKLAHKILRDWGEDHDIDVVIPIPDTSRTSALELANILGVKFREGFMKNRYIGRTFIMPGQQQRKKSVRQKLNPVELEFKGKNVLLVDDSIVRGTTCNEIIQMARDSGAKKVYFASAAPKVMYPNVYGIDMPAKAELIASERSVEEIQEIIGADRLVFQELEDLKNAVRTSKVPDLTEFDCSVFDGVYVTGDIDGAYLNNLEQKRNDSAKKKKDGYIDVNVDAASVDLTGIKEE